One Caldibacillus debilis DSM 16016 genomic window, ATAATTAAGTTCGCAAAAAGTGAAAAAAGGAAAAGCCATCGGTCACTCCGAATTGGCAAGTGTCCAGCAAACCAAAAGGAGTTGAAACCGATGGCTTACCAGAATTCTACCTTATCTCTCGAACAAATGCTATTGAAATTTATGTCGGAACAGGATCCCATGCTCTCTGGCTCTGTGAGCAAATGATGGAAGCTGAAGTGATTCAGGCACAGAAATCGGAACGGACGGATACACGGACCGGCTATCGTTTACGTCGCTTTGACACTCGGATGGGCACCATGTATCCCTTTGTTCCCAAACTGCGCAAAGACGGTTATATGCCTTTTTTTTGCGTCATCAGTGCCTTCAAACGGATGTATGCGATTTATCAATGTATTGTTGCATTTTAATATTGCAAGTTAAGGTTAAAATATTCATAAATTAACCATTGAGATCCAAGGAAATCTTTTCTAAAATTAAATTAAAATGAGTATGAAAAGATTTCCAATTTCATATTTTTTACTTTTCGTCGAGGGGGTGTGTCAGGGAGTTATGATGAAGGTCATCTATGAATTGGGGAGGAAATCTCTTGAGGAAAATGAAGACGCCTATTTGCAAACGCTTACACTCCCGCCGCCAGACAAAAAGACACTAAAATACGGGGTAATTCTTGATTTTCAAAATTCCGATTCCTCTATTCATTTTATATTGTAAGAACTGGATGAGCGCCTGTTAAATGAATGGTGTTGGATAGGAAAAGCCGACGGCAGCAACAGCCCGCAATGGTATGGAACCGTTGATAAGCTCGATTATTTATTAAGCCAAACGCTTACCAACCTTTTGGAAAAGTGGGATCAAAATGACGACTTTTATCTTTTGTTAAAGGAGGAGAAAACATGAATGTGGCAATTTTTACAGTTGGTTCAAATCCTTTGCCGATTTATGTGGTAGCAAAATATTTACTAGATAATAGCAGGGGGGATGTGGAAAACCTGCCAGTCCCGGATGAGATGGTTTTTGTTTTTTCTAAAAATACAGAGGAATATTATAAAAAGCTACGCTTAAAATTAAGAAATCTTGCAGGTAGTAATAATTTACTCGACATAAATTTGGGGGACAAAGAAAGGGATCGGGAAATAGTTCAAAATGCGGTTAAATTTAATCTTGAAAATTTAATAAGCGGTAAAGAGCATATAAATTCTATCCACCTGCATTATTCCGGCGGGACAAAACCGATGTCGGTTTTTAGTTATGTAGCTGTTGAGGAATTCGGAAAGAAACATGGCATCAAAACGATATATAGCGATTTAGATCCTGAACAGTCATTTATACGGATAGGAAACGAAACTTATCCTATTGGAAGGGATTTAAGAGACTGTATTAAGTTGAATATAAATGAAATCTTTGAACTTCATAATATGGAAATTAAATATTCCGGAAGCCAAACATACACCTTTCCAAACTTTAATATCAAAGATTTTTCTTCAAATGCAATTAGATCTTTTAACACCTTAAGAAGTAAAAACGAGCCAAACTGGAAACTTAATATCAATAAAATGAAAAATAAAATTGAAAATTATTATGAAACTAAACATAAACCTAATTTACCGAAGAATGAAATTGAAAAATTCAGTGAAGATTTCAATATTGTCCAACAAGAATTTGGAAAAAAATTAATGCCTGTTAAGTGGCAGGACGTGGCTTCAAATCCAAAATTGTTTACAGATTTCGTTGAATTTTTCCATGGGAAATGGTTAGAAGACTATATATTGGATGCCCTTTTAAGTTTGCAACAAAAACTAAAAATTGATGAAATTAAAAAATCTGTGAAAGCAATGTATAAAAGAAGGCCATGTGAAATTGACGTGATTGCCATGCGGGGATATCAAATGCATTATTTTACCTGCACCACATCGAAAGATATAAAAAAAGTCAAGGGCAAAGCTTTTGAGGCCTTGTATCGGGCCGAGCAATTAGGAGGAAGCCATGCCCGGGTAATCGTCGTTTCCTTATTGCCAAGTATTCAAAATCCTAGAGAGTTTGACCACTGCATCGAAAATCTCGAAAAGGACTTGTCATCCTTCGAGGCACAAATCGAAAAAAAGGTAAAATTAATCGGAAGCAATGTCTTAGAAGATCCGGCCCTTTTATCAAAAGAAATAGAAAACATCTTTTTAAGCTAAAATGGTGAATCATCTATTGAAAGGGGTAACAGCTCTTGTTTGTTTTGTCCATGTTCGATGTGACTGATATCCAACGATATATTTTTCAATCCAATCGTTTAAAGGAAATCATCGGTGCTTCAACCCTTGTTGATAAAGCACTGTCCACGTTTTTGATTGAAGCTATTAAAAGTTCGGTTCACGGAGCATATAAAGTGGAGTGGGAAAGCTATGAACATTTCGATTTTCTGAACAATGTGGATTTGGAGGCTGAACTCATTTACACGGGAGGCGGGAACGCACTGGTAGCTTTTAGAAGCAAAGAGGTTGCCAAAAGAGTCACAAAGAGACTTTCCCAATTGTTAATTGAAAACGCTCCTTCCCTTCATTTCACGGTTGTTCATCATACGGTGGAAGGAAATGATTTTAACGAAGACAGAAAAAAGATCATGACCGATTTGCAAAAAAAGAAATATGAAACTCCTTACAAAAATAAAATGGGCGGTTTTTCCATCACACAACTGAGCGACGTTTCCCAACTGCCGATCACATGTATTATCGACGAAACTCCTTACTCATCCGAAAGTCTCGCCAAAATGAAAATGGCTTCAGAAAAAAAACAGCCTTATTCATTAGACGAAAGATTTGCAATTCCCGCGGAGTTTGACCATCTTGGAAGAAACGAGGGTGAAAGTTACATCGGGGTTGTGCATATTGACGGAAATGAATTTGGAAAAAGAATAAAATCGGTTCTCAGCAGGGAAATGAATTATGCGAACGCTGTCCAAAAAATAAGGATATTATCAAAAGAAATCGATCGTATTTATAAAAGCGCTTTTCAAAAAGTGATTAATCTATTAATAGCTTCAGAGAAAAAGGGAAAAATTGGAAACATCAAACTGAAAAAAGCGGATAACGAAGAACGGGAATATTATTATTTACCGATTAGAGACATTGTTATTAATGGTGACGATGTAACTTTCGTTTGCGATGGCAGACTGGCGTTATTTCTCAGCTATTTCTTTTTGAAAACGATTAATATGGAAAAATTGGAAGGAGAACCGATTTCAGCCTGTGCGGGTATTGCCATAGTTAAAGCCCATTTTCCATTTTATCGTGCTTATCAAATTGCAGAACAATGCTGCCAATCCGCAAAAAAGAAAGCCAAATCGAAAGAATATGATGAAGTCTTAAGTTGGCTTGACTTTCACGTCGTTTCTACAGGGATTACAGGGGATTTGGAAACCACGAGAAGAAAACATTACCAAGTTGCTGAAGCCGATTCAAACTATCATTTGCTTTGGCGCCCATGGCTAGTATCTGATACAGACAGATACAGCGGTGATGCTCATAACTTTCAACATTTTATACAAATCTATCAAGAATTTACATCTGGAGAATCCAAGTGGCCAAGGAATAAATTAAAACAATTGGAACTTGCTTTATCCAAAGGAAATTTGGAAACATCGCTATTTCTGAGTGAGATGGAAAGCAGGGGGCTCCAACTCCCAAAATTTTTACCAAAACTTACAACAAATGGTTTCACAATTGAAAACCAAACGCCTTATTATGACGTATTAGAAATGTCGGATTTTTTTCAAATATTGGAGGAGGTTTAAACTGAAGGCCAATGAGGATAAAATTGGAACTTTTGTCTGACTTATGTACTGCTTCAGGAGAAGGATTGCCAGGCATTTTTGATAATGATGTCTCTTACGATAAATTTGGTATCCCATTTATTCCGGCAAAACGTATAAAAGGATGTCTGAAGGAAGCCGCTTTAGAAATAAGAGATGTGGATGATTCATTCGATCAAACCGCATTTGATAAGTTGTTCGGTTTGCCGGGTGGAGAAGAAGGCGCATTAAAAATTGGAAACGGCTACATCCCCAATTACGAAGAAATAGTGAAGGAACTCGAAGAACTTTCGAGAGATAATACTTACGGACCATACCTTAATCCGGTCAATATCCAGTCGTATTTCACCACATATCGGGCGATGACGAGCATTGATCCGGAAAGTCAAACGGCAAAAGATCATACCTTGCGGACCGTCCGTTTAATCCGTTCAGGAAATGTTTTCTTTTTCGATGTGGAATTATCTGAACGGGACAGCCGCTGTGTAAATTTGTTGAAGAAATGTTGTAAAGTTCTGCGTAATATTGGATTAAACCGCACAAGAGGCTGGGGGGAAGTAAAATGTTCCCTCGAGATCAAGAACGAAGATAAAGTTGCAATTCAGGAAACAAATGATTCCAAAATAAGGATACAACTGGAAAGAGAGTTTTTAAAAGAAGAATCTTTGAGATTAACCTATTCATTAAAATTACGTACGCCCTTATTCGTCTCTAATCGGGTTGATATCTCATCCCGGAGTGATACCTATATTTCTGGAAGCCAAATTCTTGGATTCTTCGCTTCCGAATATCTTAAGAAAACGTCGACATCAGAAAAAGCCCATAAAGATCCTGTATTCCGCAAATTATTTTTAAGTAATCAAGTAAAATTTATGAATGCTTATCCTGTGGATGAAGAAAATTATCGTTGTATGCCGATCCCCCTTACTTTTGTAAAAACGAAGGATAAAGAAGATCAAGAAGATGAATATTTGGATCTTGCCAATGATAAGACGTATCAAAAAGTATTGGAAGAAGAAGTACAAACGTCTAAGATAAACGGATATTTCAAGGTGTACAACGATGGAAGCTTTCCTTTGGTCCGTGTGGAGAAAGAAATTCAATACCATCATCGAAGACCCGAGGACCGTACAATTGGCCATGCCCAAAGAGGAAATGGACAGTATTTTCAAATGGAAGCCATTCGGGAAGGTCAAACATTCAAAGGATATATCATTGGTGATTTCGAGAGCTTGTCTTTATTGAAAAATCTGGCCGTAGCAAACAGGATCGTCAGACTTGGAAGATCAAAAACAGCTCAATACGCCGAAGCCGAGTTTTCCATTGAAAATATAGAACCGTTAAAGAAGCAGGAACCTTTTGATGAAGATTTTATTGAAAAGGGAGATCAAGTAGCCATATATTTCATATCTCCTATGATTCTATTTGATGAAACATCGGGGGCAGTGAAAACGGATCCCCATTTGTTTGCCGATTTATTGGCGAGTAAGTTTCCGGGCTTTGTCTATGAAAGAAGTTTTGTTCGCCTGACCAAAGTTTCCGGTTTTCATCGTAAATGGGGATTGCCGAAGCCTCAACTGGACGCTTTCGATGCGGGAACCGTCATCGTATTAAAATATGAGGGCACAGAAAGCATTCCAGCAACTGACCTAACGCTTCAGAATTATGGTTTGAGGCAGAATGAGGGGTTCGGGGAAATTTTTGTAAAAATCGGGGGTTTTAATTCTATTCCGCCAAGAGAATCAACAATTAAAAATATCCGTTCCAGTAAACCAAATTTTACAAACGGCATATTAACTTATATTAAAACCGAACAGCTTCGATACATTATTCAAAATCGTGCCATTTCAACCTTAAAAGAACTTCCTGTCCTATATGAGTTGAATAACTCTAAATTATATAAACTGACTGATTTCCTGGAAAATGCTTTGAATAAAGATGATTTCTTAACGAAAGCGAAAGATTTATTAAACAAAAAAAATGTCGACCGAATCGATACAAAATTGATGGATTTTTTGCTTGATAGCGATAAATATTATCTTGAATATAAATCGGATGAACTATGGAGAAAAGTGGAAAAGATAGAAACGGAAAATTGGGACCTATGTTTAGAACAGCTGGATTTTGAACTTTACAAACTTTTTCTCCTTACCATTTTTCAACATATTAAATGGAAGAACAGGCAAGTGGGGTAAGGAAGGGGTGCAGTGATGCAGGAGTCAAAAAGGTCAGATCGTGTTGTTGAAAGAATTTATGTTAAAGGCATTTTAAAATTGAAATCTCCTTGTCTGGTCGGTTCCGGAGAAAACAACAATGCAGATATTGATTTTGTCAGAAAATATGTTTTAGTCGATCAACATGCGGGAATCTCCCATGCTTCTAAGGATGTTTCCATAAATAAGTATGTGACGGTCCCTTATATTCCCGGAACATCATTAGCAGGTGTTTTTCGAAATTATTTGTCGGAGGAAGGACGAGAAAACAAACTTGTTGAACATATGTTCGGCAAAAAAATTAAGGGATTGAATTCATCAGATGCTACCATCAGCAAATTATATGTTTATGATGCAGACATGATTGATCAGAAACAAAATCCCACTTTCATTCGGGATGGCGTCAAGTTGGATCCTGATACGAAAACTTCCGTTGATAAGGGAAAATACGATTATGAAATCGTTTCGGAGAATACCGAGTTTTCTCTCCGCCTTGAATTGGTTTTGAGGGAATGTGATCCAATCGAGCATATGGAAAAAATACTGTACCATTTGTTAAAGGCTTTACAAGATCAGAAAATTTTTATCGGGGCAAAAAAACAAAGAGGCTTCGGAAGAATTGAGTTGCAGGACGTAAAAATATTGCGGCTTGATTTTCGAGATCCCGCTAGAAAAAGGGAATTTTTGGATGAATGGATTAAATTTGACTGGAAGTCTTTTAAAGGGAATACCGAGCTGGAACAGTTAAATCATCAAAATGTATCAATTGATGCTCCTAAGAAAAAGGTTATTAAAGTAAAAGTTCCATTAAAAAATGAATATTCTTTGATGATCCGAGACTACAGAAACGTTTATAAAGATAATGCTTCAGGTAAAAAAAATAGTCAGGATTATATGCAATTATGTTCCAATGGGATGCCTGTCATTCCGGGAACTTCATGGGCAGGGGCAATCCGCGCAAGGATGAGGTGCATTTTGAAAGACTTGTACCGATCGGCCGGGTTGGATGAAGAGAGCAGCATTACAAAATCAGAAGAAAAAATCAATGACTTTTTTGGATTTGTGGATGAAAGCAAAAATATCGCAAAGACTTCAAAAATTCGCTTTTATGAATCAAAGCTTGATGGCGGAACAATGATTATGCAAAACCGGATAAAAATTGATCGATATACAGGCGGTACGGTCCGTGGGGCATTATTTAACGAATTGCCTGTTTATCATGGGCATACGGATTTGGTGATGGAAATAGAAGCGGATGAAAATGAAGTAGAGCCTGACTTGGGATTATTGTTATTGGCATTAAAAGATTTAATGAACGGCTATCTCAGTATTGGTGGAGAAACGAACATAGGAAAGGGAATTTTCTCCGGTCATACGGTTTTTCTGGAAAAAGAAGGAATAGAGGTTGAGGTCGACAAGGAAAGGGAGAATAAATACCTTCAAGCATTATATGCATTGATTTGTAATTCCTAGTTCAAAGGAGTGGTCGCATGCCGGTTCGACAAATTACTTCTTCCTTCCAAAAGGTAAGTTTCGCTCCGGGAGAATTAAAGAAAAGAATCCAAGAATTCTTTAAAGATGAGAAGGGATTTCTTTTAGCCTGGTTGGACTATGAAGTGAAAGTGGGATTCGTCTACCATGGTGAAATGATATTATATGATCATCCGATAGAAGAAGAATATCTTCAGGAAATACGGGTATTTAATGAACATCGGGAGCTTCATGTCCGGAGATGGGGAAATCAATTTTCAGGCAGATTGATCGTGGATGACAAAGATGGGGAACGTATTGATATTTTCGATGAAATACACTACATATGGGGAAAAGTCGTGGGAGTAGAAAACGGATGGCTCAAAGTTTCTGAGAAGAACCGTGGTTTTCAAATTCACATTCCTTTTTTATCGCAGCAGGACATCCCGGAAAAAATTTGTTATAAAGTCAGAAATTATTTAAAAGAAGACAAAGATGGACAGTTGTTCTTTGATGATGCCCGTATATGCGGTTTTTGTAAACCGGATTCGACCTTCTTTACATTGGGGTGAAAAGAATGGAAAAAAATTATGGTAAAAAATCGAATTACAATAGAAATCAAAGTCGCAAAAACTTTAATACGAGACAAAATAAACTTTCTAATAATAAATGGATTGAGACAGACGAAACCTTCGTCAATCCTTATAATTTTGTTTCTCTAGGAGGCAAATGTCAGCGTTATGATTTTTCGGCTTTGCGAAGAAAATCGGAATTACTTACTGGAGTCATTCATTGTTCAATAGAAACCAAAACGCCTGTATTTATCCCTAATACAACAGAAGAGAATGCCTTTGACCATAATTCTGGAAGAACTTTAGATTTTTACTCTTATAATACGATCACCGGAAACACTTTAAATAGTCCGGAAAAACCAGTCATTCCCGCGAGCGAAATTCGTGGCGCGGTTCGTTCCGCCTATGAGGCAGTAACAGATTCTTGTTTATCGACCGTCGACGGGGGTCAGCCCCTGTACAAAAGAATCACGATCCCCGGCTGTCCGGGTATTATAAAGAAAGATGCAAAGGGTTATTATATACAAAAAGCAACCCGATATAAAGTGGAAAAAGAAAAGGTAGAAAACTTTAGGGAAGGTCAATTGGTCTATTTTGGAAAAATCAATAGATGGAAAGTCGCGGAAGATGTATTGCCCGATTACAAACAGGGATATAAAAAAGGTTTTTTTCATAGGGGAGAATATTTTGAAAAGAAAAAATACGAGTCCGTATTTGAAGAAAAAAAAGAAATAATTAGATTGCCAGAAAATTTTAATCCAAAAGAACATCTGCAAAAATTACTCAACCTGTATGACAAAGAAACGAAAATTAATAAGACAGAAGAACACAGCGGTTACAAGCATTACAATCTAAATAATAAGGTATTACTTGTTTATTACTATGAAGTTGATGGGAAATTTTACTACTTATCTCCCGCCTGTATTTCAAAAATCGTATTTCATCATTCAATCAACGAGATTCTTGAGCAACAGGGCGGGTACAACCCCTGCACTGATATTCATTTCTTGTGTCCTGCTTGTGCCTTATTTGGCATGGTAGGCGAAAAAAATGCTTTAGGATCGCGCCTCCGTTTCACTGATGCCCTTGTGGCATCCGATCTTGATCCGGAAGAATATTATCTTCCTCCCAAGGTCTTGACTGAATTGTCCGCACCAAAACTTTCCGCAACAGAATTTTATTTGGAAGATCCGGGGAAAGATATTTGGAATTATGATTTTGCCGGTAACTGGGATGGAAAAAAATTGATTATAGATAGGAACTATCAACCTAAAATTCGGGGGAGAAAATTTTATTGGCATTCGAATAAAGAGCCTATTTGGCAAAATTATACCGGTTATAAGGATGAGAAATTAAACAATCTAAATTGTGCTATTCGCCCGTTAAAAAAAGGCATCCGGTTTACCTTCCGCATATATTTTGAACAGATCACAGAAGAGGAATTGAAACGCCTTCTTTGGACTTTATCGATCGGCGGTAATGAAAGCAGCCATTGCCATAAGATTGGCATGGGAAAACCGATAGGACTCGGTAGCATAAAAATTAAAATTGATCGGGTGACAATCAGGAAAATACAACTGAGCGAGGGAACCATTCAATATAAGGAAGAAGAAAGGGCATTTTCCCTGAAAGAATTGGAAGAAACGATTGACCTAAATTCGAAACATGTAAGAGAATTTTTGAAAATAACGGATTTTAACCATTCCAATATGAATATCAGTTATCCAATAGGCAAAAACATAAAAGAACAAAAAGAAGCCGGACATATTTGGTTTACAGGAAACAGGAACATCGCATCTAAGGGAAAACCAAAAATCCATAAAAGTTTACCTCATATATTGGAAGAAGATTTAAATTTAAATATTATAGAATTCAAAGAATATATTTAACTTACAATCTAAAGTCATACAATTTATCCCTTTGAAAGGATTCTGTAACCCGCCTGGGTTAATGCCAGGCGGTTTTGAACGTTTTGAGTAATTTTTTAATCCTAATAAGTATGTGTAATGGCGCTGGATCAGGTGAGAAGGAACGAATAGGACGCATGGAGTGAGTATGACCGGAAGAAATGCAAACGTATAAGGCGGATCTTTTACAAAAAAAGGAGGAACGAAATTCAAAGGAACGCTGGTATTTAAACCGATACTTCTGGCAGTCGGAGTCACTGAAGAACGCCTATGAACTGAAAGAGGCCTTTTGCTGTTGGCTGTAACGGGCGGAAGAAAACGGGGCGGAAGGCTCCTTTAAACCAAGGAAGAATTGTATGAGTTTTATAAACGCGGAGAACAGGTAAGAATAGAAGCATTCTAACGCTGGGTCGAGACTTCTCAGAATTGGGAATTGAAGATCCTGAACAATTTTTATCGAAAGAATGGCTTTTTGGAAGGGATTGACAACCCTGAAAAGGAATCATATTGATTCAGGAACTTCGAACGGACAAGTGCGAGGATACTGCCTACATACAAGTATAAAAAATCGTGGGTCATGTGGGGTAAGTATGCAGGCCACTCCCCTTTGACAAAGGATCGAAAATATCTCACCATAAAGTGTCGTCGACCCCCAATAGTGCACAAAACCCAGGGGATCGACGACAATTGTTATTCTCCTTCCAAATGCAGTGAAATCCCCGAAAATCAAGTGATTTCAAGGTCTTGCTAAAATTTTCCCGTTGGTTTATAATGCTAACTAAAGAATTTAGGAATTTTTTCCAAGCATTGATATAATCAAGATTTTTTGGGGTTTGTACCTTACCTATGAGAGATTGAAATATCGTACAAAGGATGACATCAGCGTCCCCTTCCTGGAAGTTTGTACCTTACCTATGAGAGATTGAAACTGTAATGATAGTTTTCGCTAAATGCAAATAATGTTTGTTTGTACCTTACCTATGAGAGATTGAAACGCCGCTTCTGCGTTACCAAACCCAGGTTCTCCTTCTGGTTTGTACCTTACCTATGAGGGATTGAAATGCCGATACTTTAAAGATACGGCGATGCGTATTTTTGCTGCCCATCTTTGTTCTTGGGCGGGGCTGGCTCCCGGTAACCATGAAAGTGCAGGGAAATGAAAGTCAGGGAAGACGACCAAAGGCAACCAAAAGTAGTTCTTTTGCTTGGATTTAGGAAATCGACAAAGAATGAAGCCGCGTGTACTCCCGACTTTTACAGTTTTAAAGATAAAAACTCCCCAAAAACGGCGCCATCACCGATTTTTTGGGGAGTTCTTCATTTTTTGGTATGTAGATATGAATTCATTCTTTTTTCTTTCATTCCAAGGGCAGGAATATCTTTTTTTGCAAATGACTAGTTACATCTTTTTTCCAGTTTTACAAAGGAAGGAAGTGAAAATTCGCCAATCTTGGATTGGAAAAGTGCCCGTCAGCGGTTCGCCGGCCCGATGTCCGGGTCCGCGGCGCCGTGAAGCGATCCCCGCCTTTTGCGGCGGGATTTTTCAATCAGAAACTGGCAGTCTTGCTTTTCCGTATGATAAGATGAAGTATCAAAGGTTTGGCGGTGAAGAGGATGGAACCGAAATGGCTGGCTTGGGCGAAACAGCTTCAGGCCATCGCCCAGGCGGGATTGGCGTATTCGACGGATGTTTATGATTTGGAAAGATTTGAATGCATCAGAAGGATCAGCGTAGAAATGTTGTCCGAGCAGACAGGCATGGAAATGACAAAAATAAAGGATCTATTTGCCGGGGAAACGGGGTATGCGACCCCAAAAGTGGATATCCGGGCCGTCGTTTTTAAGGAAAATAAAATTTTAATGGTCAGAGAAAAAACGGACGGACGCTGGTCGCTGCCCGGCGGTTGGGCCGACATCGGATACTCGCCGAGGGAAGTGGCCGTGAAAGAGGTGAAGGAAGAAACGGGATATGATGTAAAAGCGGTCAAGCTGTTGGCAGTATTTGACAAAAAATTTCATCCCCATCCGCCATCCCCGTTCCATGTTTATAAAATCTTGATCCAATGCGAAATCGTCGGCGGCGAGCCGACGGAAGGCATCGAAACAAGCGCCGTCGGTTTCTTTGCGGAAGATGAACTGCCGCCATTGTCCGTCTCCCGGATCACGAAATCCCAAATGGAGATAATTTTTAAGTACTTGCACAATCCCCAAGAACCCGTCCATTTTGATTGAACGGCCGAAAGATCGCCTGCCGGCGCCGGAGGCGGCAAGAAGCGGATATCGGGAATTTCCCTTCGCCGCAAAGAATGAGGCGTCGCTGCCTCCTAAAGCGATGAAAACTATTCTACTTTGCGGCGAGGCGCACCTTTTGCGGGCAACAGGATTTGCGATTTTGACGATTCTTTTGGAATTCGGGGAAACCCGCGCCGGAAGTCATTTTACCGATTTGCGATTTTGCTGGTTCATTCGGAATTTGTTTCCGCAGATCATGATGGATCACCGCTTTATAATTCCAATT contains:
- a CDS encoding NUDIX hydrolase, which encodes MEPKWLAWAKQLQAIAQAGLAYSTDVYDLERFECIRRISVEMLSEQTGMEMTKIKDLFAGETGYATPKVDIRAVVFKENKILMVREKTDGRWSLPGGWADIGYSPREVAVKEVKEETGYDVKAVKLLAVFDKKFHPHPPSPFHVYKILIQCEIVGGEPTEGIETSAVGFFAEDELPPLSVSRITKSQMEIIFKYLHNPQEPVHFD
- a CDS encoding PDDEXK family nuclease; this translates as MNVAIFTVGSNPLPIYVVAKYLLDNSRGDVENLPVPDEMVFVFSKNTEEYYKKLRLKLRNLAGSNNLLDINLGDKERDREIVQNAVKFNLENLISGKEHINSIHLHYSGGTKPMSVFSYVAVEEFGKKHGIKTIYSDLDPEQSFIRIGNETYPIGRDLRDCIKLNINEIFELHNMEIKYSGSQTYTFPNFNIKDFSSNAIRSFNTLRSKNEPNWKLNINKMKNKIENYYETKHKPNLPKNEIEKFSEDFNIVQQEFGKKLMPVKWQDVASNPKLFTDFVEFFHGKWLEDYILDALLSLQQKLKIDEIKKSVKAMYKRRPCEIDVIAMRGYQMHYFTCTTSKDIKKVKGKAFEALYRAEQLGGSHARVIVVSLLPSIQNPREFDHCIENLEKDLSSFEAQIEKKVKLIGSNVLEDPALLSKEIENIFLS
- a CDS encoding RAMP superfamily CRISPR-associated protein — its product is MQESKRSDRVVERIYVKGILKLKSPCLVGSGENNNADIDFVRKYVLVDQHAGISHASKDVSINKYVTVPYIPGTSLAGVFRNYLSEEGRENKLVEHMFGKKIKGLNSSDATISKLYVYDADMIDQKQNPTFIRDGVKLDPDTKTSVDKGKYDYEIVSENTEFSLRLELVLRECDPIEHMEKILYHLLKALQDQKIFIGAKKQRGFGRIELQDVKILRLDFRDPARKREFLDEWIKFDWKSFKGNTELEQLNHQNVSIDAPKKKVIKVKVPLKNEYSLMIRDYRNVYKDNASGKKNSQDYMQLCSNGMPVIPGTSWAGAIRARMRCILKDLYRSAGLDEESSITKSEEKINDFFGFVDESKNIAKTSKIRFYESKLDGGTMIMQNRIKIDRYTGGTVRGALFNELPVYHGHTDLVMEIEADENEVEPDLGLLLLALKDLMNGYLSIGGETNIGKGIFSGHTVFLEKEGIEVEVDKERENKYLQALYALICNS
- a CDS encoding Cas10/Cmr2 second palm domain-containing protein translates to MFVLSMFDVTDIQRYIFQSNRLKEIIGASTLVDKALSTFLIEAIKSSVHGAYKVEWESYEHFDFLNNVDLEAELIYTGGGNALVAFRSKEVAKRVTKRLSQLLIENAPSLHFTVVHHTVEGNDFNEDRKKIMTDLQKKKYETPYKNKMGGFSITQLSDVSQLPITCIIDETPYSSESLAKMKMASEKKQPYSLDERFAIPAEFDHLGRNEGESYIGVVHIDGNEFGKRIKSVLSREMNYANAVQKIRILSKEIDRIYKSAFQKVINLLIASEKKGKIGNIKLKKADNEEREYYYLPIRDIVINGDDVTFVCDGRLALFLSYFFLKTINMEKLEGEPISACAGIAIVKAHFPFYRAYQIAEQCCQSAKKKAKSKEYDEVLSWLDFHVVSTGITGDLETTRRKHYQVAEADSNYHLLWRPWLVSDTDRYSGDAHNFQHFIQIYQEFTSGESKWPRNKLKQLELALSKGNLETSLFLSEMESRGLQLPKFLPKLTTNGFTIENQTPYYDVLEMSDFFQILEEV
- a CDS encoding RAMP superfamily CRISPR-associated protein, which gives rise to MELLSDLCTASGEGLPGIFDNDVSYDKFGIPFIPAKRIKGCLKEAALEIRDVDDSFDQTAFDKLFGLPGGEEGALKIGNGYIPNYEEIVKELEELSRDNTYGPYLNPVNIQSYFTTYRAMTSIDPESQTAKDHTLRTVRLIRSGNVFFFDVELSERDSRCVNLLKKCCKVLRNIGLNRTRGWGEVKCSLEIKNEDKVAIQETNDSKIRIQLEREFLKEESLRLTYSLKLRTPLFVSNRVDISSRSDTYISGSQILGFFASEYLKKTSTSEKAHKDPVFRKLFLSNQVKFMNAYPVDEENYRCMPIPLTFVKTKDKEDQEDEYLDLANDKTYQKVLEEEVQTSKINGYFKVYNDGSFPLVRVEKEIQYHHRRPEDRTIGHAQRGNGQYFQMEAIREGQTFKGYIIGDFESLSLLKNLAVANRIVRLGRSKTAQYAEAEFSIENIEPLKKQEPFDEDFIEKGDQVAIYFISPMILFDETSGAVKTDPHLFADLLASKFPGFVYERSFVRLTKVSGFHRKWGLPKPQLDAFDAGTVIVLKYEGTESIPATDLTLQNYGLRQNEGFGEIFVKIGGFNSIPPRESTIKNIRSSKPNFTNGILTYIKTEQLRYIIQNRAISTLKELPVLYELNNSKLYKLTDFLENALNKDDFLTKAKDLLNKKNVDRIDTKLMDFLLDSDKYYLEYKSDELWRKVEKIETENWDLCLEQLDFELYKLFLLTIFQHIKWKNRQVG
- a CDS encoding TIGR03986 family type III CRISPR-associated RAMP protein, coding for MEKNYGKKSNYNRNQSRKNFNTRQNKLSNNKWIETDETFVNPYNFVSLGGKCQRYDFSALRRKSELLTGVIHCSIETKTPVFIPNTTEENAFDHNSGRTLDFYSYNTITGNTLNSPEKPVIPASEIRGAVRSAYEAVTDSCLSTVDGGQPLYKRITIPGCPGIIKKDAKGYYIQKATRYKVEKEKVENFREGQLVYFGKINRWKVAEDVLPDYKQGYKKGFFHRGEYFEKKKYESVFEEKKEIIRLPENFNPKEHLQKLLNLYDKETKINKTEEHSGYKHYNLNNKVLLVYYYEVDGKFYYLSPACISKIVFHHSINEILEQQGGYNPCTDIHFLCPACALFGMVGEKNALGSRLRFTDALVASDLDPEEYYLPPKVLTELSAPKLSATEFYLEDPGKDIWNYDFAGNWDGKKLIIDRNYQPKIRGRKFYWHSNKEPIWQNYTGYKDEKLNNLNCAIRPLKKGIRFTFRIYFEQITEEELKRLLWTLSIGGNESSHCHKIGMGKPIGLGSIKIKIDRVTIRKIQLSEGTIQYKEEERAFSLKELEETIDLNSKHVREFLKITDFNHSNMNISYPIGKNIKEQKEAGHIWFTGNRNIASKGKPKIHKSLPHILEEDLNLNIIEFKEYI
- the csx19 gene encoding type III-D CRISPR-associated protein Csx19; this encodes MPVRQITSSFQKVSFAPGELKKRIQEFFKDEKGFLLAWLDYEVKVGFVYHGEMILYDHPIEEEYLQEIRVFNEHRELHVRRWGNQFSGRLIVDDKDGERIDIFDEIHYIWGKVVGVENGWLKVSEKNRGFQIHIPFLSQQDIPEKICYKVRNYLKEDKDGQLFFDDARICGFCKPDSTFFTLG